One part of the Muntiacus reevesi chromosome 18, mMunRee1.1, whole genome shotgun sequence genome encodes these proteins:
- the COPZ2 gene encoding coatomer subunit zeta-2 isoform X2 encodes MQRPEAWPRPHPGEGAAAAPTGGPAPPARAGEPAGLRLQEPSLYTIKAVFILDNDGHRLLAKYYDDTFPSMKEQMAFEKNVFNKTSRTDSEIAFLGGMTIVYKSSIDLFLYVVGSSYENELMLMSVLTCLFESLNHVLRKNVEKRWLLENMDGAFLVVDEIVDGGVILESDPQQVIQKVNFRADDSGLTEHSVAQVLQSAKEQIKWSLLK; translated from the exons ATGCAGCGGCCGGAGGCCTGGCCACGTCCGCACCCGGGGGAGGGGGCCGCGGCCGCCCCGACTGGGGGCCCGGCGCCGCCCGCCCGAGCTGGGGAGCCCGCGGGGCTGCGG TTGCAGGAACCTTCCCTCTACACCATCAAGGCCGTTTTCATCCTAGATAATGACGGACACCGCCTGCTGGCCAAG tATTATGATGACACGTTCCCCTCCATGAAAGAGCAGATGGCCTTCGAGAAAAACGTCTTCAATAAGACCAGCCGAACTGACA GTGAGATTGCATTTTTGGGGGGCATGACCATCGTCTACAAGAGCAGCATTGACCTCTTCCTGTATGTGGTGGGCTCATCCTACGAGAACGAG CTGATGCTCATGTCTGTTCTCACATGCCTGTTTGAGTCCCTGAACCACGTGCTAAG GAAGAATGTGGAGAAGCGCTGGTTGCTGGAGAACATGGACGGAGCCTTCCTGGTGGTAGATGAGATTGTGGATGGCGG TGTGATTCTGGAGAGTGACCCCCAGCAAGTGATCCAGAAAGTGAATTTTAGG GCGGATGACAGCGGCTTGACTGAACACAGTGTGGCCCAG GTTCTGCAGTCTGCCAAGGAACAAATTAAATGGTCGTTACTGAAATGA
- the COPZ2 gene encoding coatomer subunit zeta-2 isoform X1, giving the protein MQRPEAWPRPHPGEGAAAAPTGGPAPPARAGEPAGLRLQEPSLYTIKAVFILDNDGHRLLAKYYDDTFPSMKEQMAFEKNVFNKTSRTDSEIAFLGGMTIVYKSSIDLFLYVVGSSYENELMLMSVLTCLFESLNHVLRKNVEKRWLLENMDGAFLVVDEIVDGGVILESDPQQVIQKVNFRADDSGLTEHSVAQVSLPRLILLLWSFLPWH; this is encoded by the exons ATGCAGCGGCCGGAGGCCTGGCCACGTCCGCACCCGGGGGAGGGGGCCGCGGCCGCCCCGACTGGGGGCCCGGCGCCGCCCGCCCGAGCTGGGGAGCCCGCGGGGCTGCGG TTGCAGGAACCTTCCCTCTACACCATCAAGGCCGTTTTCATCCTAGATAATGACGGACACCGCCTGCTGGCCAAG tATTATGATGACACGTTCCCCTCCATGAAAGAGCAGATGGCCTTCGAGAAAAACGTCTTCAATAAGACCAGCCGAACTGACA GTGAGATTGCATTTTTGGGGGGCATGACCATCGTCTACAAGAGCAGCATTGACCTCTTCCTGTATGTGGTGGGCTCATCCTACGAGAACGAG CTGATGCTCATGTCTGTTCTCACATGCCTGTTTGAGTCCCTGAACCACGTGCTAAG GAAGAATGTGGAGAAGCGCTGGTTGCTGGAGAACATGGACGGAGCCTTCCTGGTGGTAGATGAGATTGTGGATGGCGG TGTGATTCTGGAGAGTGACCCCCAGCAAGTGATCCAGAAAGTGAATTTTAGG GCGGATGACAGCGGCTTGACTGAACACAGTGTGGCCCAG GTCTCTCTGCCCAGACTAATCCTGCTTTTATGGAGCTTCCTGCCCTGGCACTAA
- the COPZ2 gene encoding coatomer subunit zeta-2 isoform X3 → MQRPEAWPRPHPGEGAAAAPTGGPAPPARAGEPAGLRLQEPSLYTIKAVFILDNDGHRLLAKYYDDTFPSMKEQMAFEKNVFNKTSRTDSEIAFLGGMTIVYKSSIDLFLYVVGSSYENELMLMSVLTCLFESLNHVLRKNVEKRWLLENMDGAFLVVDEIVDGGVILESDPQQVIQKVNFRADDSGLTEHSVAQGPH, encoded by the exons ATGCAGCGGCCGGAGGCCTGGCCACGTCCGCACCCGGGGGAGGGGGCCGCGGCCGCCCCGACTGGGGGCCCGGCGCCGCCCGCCCGAGCTGGGGAGCCCGCGGGGCTGCGG TTGCAGGAACCTTCCCTCTACACCATCAAGGCCGTTTTCATCCTAGATAATGACGGACACCGCCTGCTGGCCAAG tATTATGATGACACGTTCCCCTCCATGAAAGAGCAGATGGCCTTCGAGAAAAACGTCTTCAATAAGACCAGCCGAACTGACA GTGAGATTGCATTTTTGGGGGGCATGACCATCGTCTACAAGAGCAGCATTGACCTCTTCCTGTATGTGGTGGGCTCATCCTACGAGAACGAG CTGATGCTCATGTCTGTTCTCACATGCCTGTTTGAGTCCCTGAACCACGTGCTAAG GAAGAATGTGGAGAAGCGCTGGTTGCTGGAGAACATGGACGGAGCCTTCCTGGTGGTAGATGAGATTGTGGATGGCGG TGTGATTCTGGAGAGTGACCCCCAGCAAGTGATCCAGAAAGTGAATTTTAGG GCGGATGACAGCGGCTTGACTGAACACAGTGTGGCCCAG GGTCCACACTGA